One window of Papaver somniferum cultivar HN1 chromosome 9, ASM357369v1, whole genome shotgun sequence genomic DNA carries:
- the LOC113311168 gene encoding uncharacterized protein LOC113311168 produces the protein MESFSRYLAYYEKSGQLTGMKISRSAPKIKHLLFADDCLLFCKANERQVQKLLQVIEQFSSFSGQLINFNKSAVYFSFNLEPEVFQSISGSLKVRYINISEEEYLGLPFFVGRRKRIPFSILCDKMDHKFSNWSGSNMSEAARSLMIKNVSNAIPIHRMTSFKLPDVTIKRMSSKQQQFWRNKKSCRGNYIITWRRTQKPKEEGGLGFRDMHIFNKALLAKSGWKLSSITDSMMVQSLQAKYFQDGNLFNLKKNYNTTWSWRSMSSELKFVQDNSSCKISTDEICKRSITVWCLWKDRCDKVFQNISPNTERTILKCHSFINDHSAQVRITHSSTIRVCRQNVHWSPPPMNFVCINVDGSYLNNVGGVGLIIRNFAGLEKVHFHLDALRVVEAVNNNASIDWQLLNMIKDIQIPFRSFSSWKCSYVPKEGNKVADILSRLARENALTDSWSDSSPVEIRGQLCEDQTHILIFIILNPVGSIQWATVLSFADAAATFELVTWRPEYMSNIFWYSRTDPKMRIGPKENGFCWSDRVTILYWSSKSSQSFKTAMMSASVRIECLIVPRNCMTSALFQGASVGPLIIVFVNNFGYLLI, from the exons ATGGAGTCTTTTTCTAGATATCTAGCATACTATGAGAAATCTGGGCAATTGACAGGTATGAAAATTTCTCGATCTGCACCCAAGATTAAACACCTTTTATTCGCAGACGACTGTCTCTTATTCTGCAAAGCTAATGAGAGGCAAGTTCAGAAATTACTTCAAGTGATTGAACAGTTCTCTAGTTTTTCTGGGCAACTGATTAACTTCAATAAATCAGctgtttattttagttttaatctCGAACCTGAAGTCTTCCAATCTATCAGTGGAAGTTTGAAGGTTAGATATATCAATATCTCAGAGGAGGAATATCTTGGTCTACCTTTTTTTGTAGGAAGGAGAAAGCGTATTCCATTCTCTATTCTTTGTGATAAAATGGACCACAAATTCTCTAATTGGAGTGGTAGCAACATGTCCGAGGCAGCTAGATCGTTAATGATCAAAAATGTATCCAATGCGATACCCATTCATCGTATGACTAGTTTCAAGCTTCCAGACGTCACAATTAAGAGAATGAGTAGCAAACAACAACAATTTTGGAGAAACAAAAAATCGTGTAGAGGAAATTATATCATAACCTGGAGAAGAACTCAAAAACCAAAGGAAGAGGGTGGATTGGGCTTTCGTGATATGCATATTTTCAACAAAGCTTTACTTGCAAAGTCAGGATGGAAACTAAGTTCAATTACAGATTCCATGATGGTACAGTCTTTGCAAGCTAAATACTTTCAAGATGGAAATCTCTTCAATCTAAAGAAGAACTACAATACAACCTGGTCATGGAGAAGTATGTCTTCAGAGCTGAAATTTGTTCAAGATAATAGCAGTTG CAAGATTTCAACTGATGAAATCTGTAAGAGGTCCATCACTGTCTGGTGTCTATGGAAAGACAGATGCGATAAGGTCTTTCAGAACATCAGCCCCAATACGGAAAGGACTATTTTGAAGTGCCACAGTTTCATCAATGACCACTCTGCACAAGTGAGAATAACTCATAGTTCCACAATTAGAGTTTGTCGTCAAAATGTGCATTGGTCTCCTCCTCCCATGAATTTTGTTTGTATTAATGTAGATGGCTCTTACTTAAATAATGTAGGTGGAGTTGGTCTAATAATTCGCAATTTTGCAG GGCTGGAGAAAGTACATTTTCACCTTGACGCGCTGAGAGTGGTGGAAGCAGTTAACAACAATGCCTCTATAGACTGGCAACTTCTCAATATGATAAAAGATATTCAAATTCCATTTCGTAGTTTCTCCTCTTGGAAATGTTCTTATGTTCCTAAAGAGGGTAATAAAGTTGCTGACATTCTCTCTAGGTTAGCAAGAGAGAATGCTTTAACTGATTCTTGGTCTGATTCTTCTCCTGTTGAGATTAGAGGACAATTATGTGAAGACCAAACTCAT ATTTTAATCTTCATCATTTTAAATCCAGTAGGATCAATTCAGTGGGCAACAGTATTGTCATTCGCTGATGCAGCAGCCACATTTGAGCTTGTCACTTGGAGACCAGAATATATGAGCAACATATTTTG GTACAGTCGTACAGATCC AAAAATGAGGATTGGGCCAAAGGAAAATGGATTTTGTTGGAGTGATCGCGTTACAATTCTCTATTGGAGCAGCAAGAGCTCTCAA TCATTTAAAACTGCAATGATGTCTGCATCAGTGAGAATTGAATG TTTAATAGTTCCAAGAAATTGTATGACTTCTGCTCTCTTTCAAGGGGCTTCCGTTGGTCCTCTTATTATTGTTTTTGTGAATAATTTTGGTTATTTGCTTATTTGA
- the LOC113311170 gene encoding probable LRR receptor-like serine/threonine-protein kinase At1g05700, with protein MMNFSTIKEVVYSLNHGNTITVCLAQTHHDHIPFISTLEVRSLDSDTYNYVDSDYPLFFLARRVYGTNRYVRYSEDSYDRIWWPGNGPEHDSTDTWVDNTAPVVQVNISDKIPEALFRTALTSLNSSGEIWRWGIFKNLSVPLQFNAYFSEVIQLNSTQKRSFDIKVLKTGDNVVSVYDTVIPPYGHALKVCIENITTNSSDVLGIGLVPTKDSTLPPLISALEGYVIGDKLVQGTNLNDVNSLGLLQKSFNQLQDWQDDPCLPSPYTWDWVACDSDPDSPRFTALYLNDLGLVGTLPDFSAMDALEIIDLHNNSLIEAIPEFLGTIPKLKVLEQQAEGVTELLKEEELQILTNKKTE; from the exons ATGATGAACTTTTCGACAATTAAAGAGGTGGTATATTCGTTAAACCATGGGAACACAATAACCGTATGTCTTGCTCAAACTCACCATGATCATATTCCATTTATATCCACACTTGAAGTAAGAAGTTTGGATTCAGATACGTATAATTATGTGGATTCAGATTATCCCTTATTTTTTCTTGCAAGAAGAGTATATGGTACTAACAGATACGTAAG GTACTCAGAAGACAGTTACGACCGAATTTGGTGGCCAGGCAATGGACCAGAACATGATAGTACAGATACTTGGGTGGATAATACAGCGCCAGTCGTTCAAGTCAACATCTCCGATAAAATTCCCGAGGCCTTATTCAGAACAGCATTAACATCTTTGAATTCTTCTGGAGAGATATGGCGTTGGGGTATATTTAAAAATCTTAGTGTTCCTCTGCAATTCAATGCGTATTTTTCAGAAGTGATTCAACTGAATTCTACTCAGAAGCGTTCCTTTGACATAAAAGTCCTTAAAACTGGTGATAATGTTGTTAGTGTTTATGACACCGTGATTCCACCTTACGGACACGCCCTAAAAGTTTGCATTGAAAATATAACTACTAACAGTAGCGATGTactgggtattggtttggtaCCGACAAAGGATTCAACTCTACCTCCATTAATCAGTGCCCTTGAAGGATATGTTATTGGTGATAAATTAGTGCAGGGAACCAATTTAAATGACG tgaattcaTTGGGTTTATTGCAAAAGAGTTTCAACCAACTTCAAGACTGGCAAGATGACCCTTGTTTACCATCGCCGTATACCTGGGATTGGGTTGCTTGTGATTCGGATCCCGACTCTCCTCGTTTTACAGCACT ATATCTGAATGACCTTGGATTAGTAGGCACCTTACCAGATTTTAGTGCCATGGATGCTCTCGAAATCAT AGATTTGCACAATAACAGTTTGATTGAAGCAATTCCTGAATTTCTTGGCACAATCCCTAAACTTAAAGTATT GGAACAGCAGGCAGAAGGAGTAACAGAATtgctgaaagaagaagaattacaaatcttgaccaacAAGAAGACAGAGTag
- the LOC113311167 gene encoding wall-associated receptor kinase 5-like, with the protein MVKRVTFTRPKIAMPVSVHCQATAIATHLDAFGEIKPGCPEKCGNVTIPYPFGISNEGKGGGCSIPGVGYGYDVNCDSSYDPPKPFIGTGNFEILSISETEIRVSNTNHSIAKVCYNIRGDVVRNDSIINTSVQRTSFTFSDRKNRFFLIGCNSVAANKGFDQENRDYSSKCISLCESRGKVAEGSCSGSGCCQSTIPKGIKSFETRVSGSDNPNITNFLSFSPCSYAFVGEYEKFNFSASDLLAVPEDKAIPIVVDWAIGNKTCEESQRDLTTYACHGNSHCNNSDNSPGYRCTCFDGYKGNPYFSPGCIDINECEDEKNNPCEGKCINTNGSFNCICPAGTQGDGKKDGRGCIRRVPIIQVTLGIGLGLLFLIITSSWVYLVIRKRKLIEMERKLIEMKERFFQQNGGLILQQQLSSNEDGAENSKIFTAEELKLATNNYDDSLIVGRGGYGIVYKGSLSDNRIVAIKKSKIVDQNQIEQFINELVILTQVNHRNVVKLLGCCLETEVPMLVYEYISNGTLFERIHPSRGEPSISWASRLRIAVETAGALAYLHSAASVPIIHRDIKSTNILLDENYIAKVADFGASRLIPLDQTELSTQVLGTLGYLDPEYFDTSQLTEKSDVYSFGVVLVELLTAEMPISKARSSKQVSLAPYFISSMQENKLFQLLDARVRNEGTPKQVIAVAEFAKRCLSLKGEDRPTMRQVTTELERLREAENEAWSLPPNTEHKSSLQFEPTDLYSVPVTGSATGESGQYSLYTTDSGQYTSNTDNTVQMSMPR; encoded by the exons ATGGTAAAAAGGGTAACATTTACTCGTCCAAAAATTGCTATGCCCGTATCTGTTCATTGCCAAGCAACTGCTATTG CAACACATCTTGATGCATTTGGGGAGATAAAGCCCGGGTGCCCAGAAAAATGTGGCAATGTAACCATACCTTACCCTTTTGGTATATCTAATGAAGGAAAAGGAGGAGGATGCTCCATTCCTGGAGTTGGTTACGGCTACGACGTGAACTGTGATTCTTCTTATGATCCTCCTAAACCATTTATTGGCACAGGTAACTTCGAAATTCTTAGCATATCTGAAACTGAAATTCGTGTTTCAAACACAAATCACTCAATAGCTAAAGTATGTTACAATATACGTGGTGATGTGGTGCGCAATGATTCTATAATCAACACGAGCGTGCAGCGGACGTCCTTTACATTCTCGGATAGAAAGAACAGGTTTTTCTTGATTGGTTGTAATTCAGTAGCGGCTAACAAGGGGTTTGATCAGGAAAATAGGGACTACTCCAGTAAGTGTATATCATTGTGTGAAAGTAGGGGAAAAGTGGCGGAAGGGTCTTGCAGCGGGAGTGGGTGTTGCCAAAGCACTATTCCAAAGGGGATTAAAAGTTTTGAGACACGAGTTTCTGGGAGTGACAATCCAAATATTACAAACTTCTTGTCTTTCAGCCCTTGCAGTTACGCATTTGTGGGTGAATATGAGAAGTTCAATTTCTCTGCATCAGATCTTCTGGCTGTACCGGAAGACAAAGCTATTCCCATAGTTGTTGATTGGGCAATTGGGAATAAGACTTGTGAAGAATCACAAAGAGATCTAACCACTTACGCATGCCATGGAAACAGTCACTGTAACAATTCAGACAACAGTCCGGGGTATCGTTGCACTTGCTTTGACGGTTACAAGGGGAATCCTTATTTCAGTCCTGGATGTATAG ACATTAATGAGTGTGAGGATGAAAAAAACAATCCCTGTGAAGGTAAATGCATCAACACAAATGGGAGCTTCAACTGTATTTGTCCAGCAGGCACTCAAGGCGATGGGAAGAAAGACGGGCGAGGTTGCATTCGCAGGGTTCCAATTATACAAGTTACCCTTG GTATAGGTTTAGGGCTGTTGTTTCTAATTATTACAAGTTCCTGGGTGTATTTGGTTATACGGAAAAGAAAGCTAATAGAAATGGAAAGAAAGCTAATAGAAATGAAAGAGAGATTTTTCCAACAAAATGGTGGGTTGATATTACAACAACAACTATCATCAAATGAAGATGGCGCAGAGAATTCAAAGATCTTTACCGCGGAAGAGCTCAAGTTAGCAACCAACAATTATGATGATAGTTTAATCGTTGGACGAGGAGGATATGGAATTGTCTACAAGGGATCCTTGTCAGATAATCGTATAGTTGCGATTAAGAAATCAAAAATAGTTGATCAGAATCAAATTGAGCAATTTATAAATGAACTAGTTATTCTAACTCAGGTTAACCATAGGAACGTGGTGAAGCTCTTGGGGTGTTGTTTAGAGACTGAAGTTCCGATGCTTGTTTATGAATATATTTCCAACGGCACCCTCTTCGAACGTATTCATCCCAGCCGTGGAGAGCCTTCCATTTCCTGGGCAAGCCGTTTGAGGATTGCTGTTGAAACTGCAGGTGCACTTGCATATTTACACTCGGCAGCTTCAGTACCTATCATTCATAGAGATATCAAATCTACCAACATACTTTTAGATGAAAATTACATCGCAAAGGTAGCAGACTTTGGAGCATCCAGGTTGATTCCTTTGGACCAAACAGAATTATCCACACAAGTACTGGGCACTTTAGGATATCTGGATCCAGAGTACTTCGACACAAGCCAACTGACGGAGAAGAGCGATGTTTATAGCTTTGGCGTCGTTCTCGTAGAGCTCTTGACTGCAGAAATGCCCATTTCTAAGGCGCGGTCTTCAAAACAAGTAAGTCTTGCACCCTATTTCATTTCGTCCATGCAAGAAAATAAATTATTCCAACTTCTTGATGCTCGAGTGCGCAACGAGGGGACACCAAAACAAGTCATTGCAGTTGCAGAATTTGCAAAACGTTGCCTTAGCTTGAAGGGTGAAGATAGACCAACAATGAGACAAGTAACGACAGAACTAGAAAGACTGAGAGAGGCGGAGAATGAAGCGTGGTCACTTCCACCAAACACCGAACATAAGTCGAGCTTACAGTTTGAACCAACAGACCTCTATAGTGTTCCAGTAACCGGCTCAGCAACTGGTGAGTCCGGGCAATATAGTTTGTATACAACTGATTCGGGACAATATACTTCGAATACAGACAACACAGTCCAGATGAGCATGCCACGATGA